Within the Montipora foliosa isolate CH-2021 chromosome 11, ASM3666993v2, whole genome shotgun sequence genome, the region CTAAAGCTGCAAAACAGATTATGGCTCCTCTCCCACAGATGAGACTTCGATTTCCCTTGAGAGCTTTCGCACAGTCTGCCGTGGATTATGGTGGACCATTTATCACTGTGCAAGGAAGAAGGACACGTTGAAAGGAACGCTACTTGTGTCTGTTTACCTGCTTGGCAACCAGAGCAGTCCATCTGGAAATGGCCTATGCACTTGACACGGACTCGTTCATGAATGCTTTCTACAGAATGGTCAATCGCAGGGGGCTTCCAAGAGAGATGTTATCTGACAATGGAGGTAAGTTCGTTGGAGGTAATAAGGAGTTAAGCGATTTGGTCAAAGAGCTTGATCAAGACAAGATTGTTAAATCCACCGCAAACCAAGGAATCAAATGGAAGTTTAATCCCCCACATGCGCCTCATTTTGGAGGTGCCCATGAGATTATGATGAAGGGTGCAAAGCGAGCAGTATACGCAATCCTGGGTAATGCAGAGATCACAGATGAAGAGTTAATGACGGCATTTACTGGAGCGGAGGCAATTCTGAACTCTAGACCACTGACTTATCAATCGGCTAATCCTGAAGACGACATACCACTGACGCCGAATCATTTCCTCTTTGGTCAGGTTGGAGGAAAATTTGCACCAGAATCAGTAGATGAGATCACATTCAACCCAAAGAAGAGGTGGAGAAGAGTCCAGGAATTTCTGGCATCGTTTAATTCGGGAGTGGTTACCTGCTATCAATGTCAGAAGAAAGTGGTTAACTGTTGAGCGAGACGTTGTGCTAGTCATGTCACCCAAGACACCACGAGGGCACTGGCCTCTTGGTCGAATTGTCGAAATTTATTCAGGCAAAAATGGACACGTAAGGGTGGCAAAGGTTCAAGTGGGAAGAGAAGAACTCCTTAGACCCATTACCAAGTTATGCCAGCTTGAACTGTCTTGAACGTGCTCagagatgatgatgaagatgaagacTTACAAATATTTCTGATCGTTTACTGTGTTTTAATTATAAGGACAGTCCCCCTTATCCATGGTAATATTGTTGTATTGACATGCTAGGGCATATCAACGACGGGGGGAATGAGCAGGAGACAATTACGATCATTAGTGTGAAATCAAGAAAAATCAAGTTTGctattacatggaaaaatctcagcccggttagccgggatcCCGGCATCgtatataatattatatattattgccgggatctcggctaaacgAGCCATCCcagctcatgtaatcggccccttaCTCCACTTTCGATCAAATGGCCCACGGGATTGTCGTtttctatttttgaaataaaagatgTATAAGATAACAAACcttaaggcttctttaaattgtagaatggtcaattttaataacaatttagagAGACAAACGTCCTTCCACTTCTTCTTGTTTTCGTTATCTTTTTTCACACTACATATTCATATTTCCTTTCTAAGCTATTTGGTTTCGTTTCCGCATATGATAGTCGAAACGTAATTTTGCTACATATGGCGCGCCATATGCACGCGCTCTTGTTGCTTTCGAGTCAAACGACCCGTTTGTTGATTTCCGATCGGCTCGAAAGAGAGTATAGCAGACTTCACAGTAAGTGTGGTATTGAAAAACCACGAAGTCCAGGTCAAAGTGTTTGATACACCGATCAGGCCACTTTGGGGGCAAAATTTTCACTATATTCCCCGAAACAAAGGCATTTGACACCGATTGTGTCGGTAAAAATAAGGCACACAAGGCCTATTTCACCATTTCACGGATTCGAATGGCTCGTATTGACAAAAAAAGCAACAGAATCAACACTCGCCTTGATTTCATCGAGAAAACGTTACGACAAACGGTAAATTTTAGTTCACAAACCATCATAGTAAACTTTTGATCGGTCACTCTCACTCCGAAGTCTGTAAGCTCATAATGCACTTTATCCTGATTACCAAGCATGCACCGTTTCGCAAAATCAAATCGCCCATTATGGACACCCCAAAGTAAAATTTctactaacgataaaaagtcacgacgtttcgacctttcggaggtcatttt harbors:
- the LOC137977199 gene encoding uncharacterized protein; amino-acid sequence: MAYALDTDSFMNAFYRMVNRRGLPREMLSDNGGKFVGGNKELSDLVKELDQDKIVKSTANQGIKWKFNPPHAPHFGGAHEIMMKGAKRAVYAILGNAEITDEELMTAFTGAEAILNSRPLTYQSANPEDDIPLTPNHFLFGQVGGKFAPESVDEITFNPKKRWRRVQEFLASFNSGVVTCYQCQKKVVNC